In Dermacentor variabilis isolate Ectoservices chromosome 11, ASM5094787v1, whole genome shotgun sequence, one genomic interval encodes:
- the LOC142563744 gene encoding uncharacterized protein LOC142563744, whose amino-acid sequence MPPAVFIGARPGQQLQAPLATWSTLFPRRWACFLPARHWPSLCTTTGSRRPLSRLRTTSVEGYPACCSTSAVLPTSPQETVLSTARIPWLTALAPLQLHTHGVLLADFAWSPATTGS is encoded by the exons ATGCCGCCTGCGGTGTTCATCGGAGCTCGGCCCGGGCAGCAGCTACA AGCACCACTCGCTACGTGGTCTACCCTGTTCCCTCGCCGGTGGGCGTGTTTCTTGCCGGCGAGACATTGGCCGTCGCTTTGCACTACTACGG GATCCCGACGTCCGCTTTCGAGATTGCGGACCACGAGTGTGGAAGGATATCCAGCGTGCTGCTCCACGTCTGCCGTCCTCCCAACGTCACCCCAGGAGACGGTCTTGAGCACCGCTCGTATACCGTGGCTGACCGCGTTGGCTCCATTGCAGTTGCACACCCACGGCGTCCTACTGGCAGACTTCGCTTGGAGCCCTGCTACTACTG